A window of Limisphaerales bacterium contains these coding sequences:
- a CDS encoding DUF4339 domain-containing protein, which yields MQITINRGGENHGPYSIEQTRELLANGTLQENDLAHYEGAADWLPLKDVPGLNENAAPDSTAAATEKKSGPSTFPCTGCGGDLVFKPGAAKMECPYCGAEVDCPAPTGEVLEHDFESQLAALESGATTTTVAEVNCEACGAQNQLEANQTSGECAFCGTPFVQQPQTANVLRPQAVLPFAVTRDEGLGHFREWINGLWFAPNKLKQFARDISKLKGLYIPHWTYDSSTTTDYMGQRGEAYYVTVSYTDSEGRSQTRQERRIRWYPASGRVWVTFDDILVPASDTLPREYVDELEPWDLPQLTPYDDAYLSGFQSESYTTDLRAGFNIAKEKMVPEIDEKIRWDIGGDEQRILSKSTYYSDITFKYILLPVWISAYRFKDRNFQFLVNARTGEVQGERPYSWIKITLAVLLGIAIIGTIVYFANP from the coding sequence ATGCAAATCACCATCAACCGCGGCGGTGAAAATCACGGCCCTTATTCCATCGAGCAAACCCGCGAACTGCTCGCCAACGGCACGTTGCAGGAAAACGATCTGGCCCATTACGAGGGCGCGGCGGATTGGTTGCCGCTGAAGGATGTGCCCGGGCTCAATGAAAATGCCGCGCCCGATTCGACTGCGGCGGCGACTGAAAAGAAATCCGGCCCGTCCACGTTTCCTTGCACCGGTTGCGGCGGCGATTTGGTTTTCAAGCCCGGCGCAGCCAAAATGGAATGTCCGTACTGCGGCGCGGAGGTAGATTGCCCCGCCCCCACAGGCGAAGTGTTGGAGCACGATTTCGAAAGCCAACTCGCCGCGCTGGAATCCGGTGCCACCACCACCACTGTGGCTGAAGTTAACTGTGAAGCGTGCGGCGCACAAAACCAACTCGAGGCCAATCAAACTTCCGGCGAATGCGCCTTCTGCGGCACGCCGTTTGTGCAACAACCCCAAACCGCCAACGTGCTGCGACCACAGGCGGTGCTGCCCTTTGCCGTCACGCGCGACGAAGGCCTCGGCCATTTTCGCGAGTGGATCAATGGCCTGTGGTTTGCGCCCAACAAGCTGAAGCAATTCGCGCGCGACATCAGCAAACTCAAGGGCCTGTACATTCCGCACTGGACGTACGACAGCAGTACCACCACCGATTATATGGGCCAACGGGGTGAGGCCTACTACGTGACCGTGTCCTACACCGACAGCGAGGGAAGATCGCAGACCCGTCAAGAACGGCGCATCCGCTGGTACCCCGCCAGCGGTCGGGTGTGGGTGACCTTTGATGATATCCTTGTGCCCGCCAGCGACACGTTGCCGCGCGAATACGTGGATGAACTCGAGCCGTGGGATCTCCCGCAGCTCACGCCGTACGACGACGCGTACCTCAGCGGATTCCAAAGCGAAAGTTACACCACCGATCTGCGCGCTGGGTTCAACATTGCCAAGGAAAAAATGGTGCCGGAAATCGACGAAAAAATCCGTTGGGACATCGGCGGCGATGAACAACGCATCCTCAGCAAATCCACGTATTACTCCGACATCACCTTCAAGTACATCCTGCTGCCCGTGTGGATCAGCGCGTATCGATTCAAGGATCGTAATTTTCAATTCCTCGTCAACGCCCGCACCGGCGAAGTGCAGGGCGAGCGTCCGTACAGTTGGATCAAGATCACCCTCGCCGTGTTGTTGGGCATTGCCATCATCGGCACCATCGTCTATTTCGCCAACCCGTAG
- a CDS encoding amino acid permease — MSEKNPDRPLGFWSATGAVIATMIGAGIFGATGGFAHELGTDTNVLLVWLFCGGLALTGALSLGELGAMMPRSGGCYTYNRHLYGDTAGYLSGVLSFLLAFVGAAAFITLLLGVYVQEIIPGIPPAATATAVILVFTLIHCIGLREGNCVNNFFTIFKVGVILAFIVAGFQANVESQVNPAATNPGVFSAPFASAMLTASFAYLGWETSSWIAGDIRDPKRNLPRSLIAGTVFVTILYLLLNSVFLRAQSASTMTGEIESIGLHATKILFGAGGGQWFNWMVVVLLISTTSTILMVGSRIMAAMAKDDQLPAALGEPSPTRAPQNALILQAALTLIFIFAANSVGSVGTVLNYIGLPLTLIMGATVAGVFVLRHREPKTERPFRVPLYPITPLIFISLSIWMALSAITQNWKTAAASAATVLIVWALKPILAGRTRRQHTEKN; from the coding sequence GTGAGCGAAAAAAATCCTGACCGTCCGCTGGGCTTTTGGTCCGCCACCGGAGCCGTCATCGCCACGATGATCGGCGCGGGTATCTTTGGCGCCACCGGCGGCTTCGCCCATGAGCTGGGTACGGACACCAACGTGCTGCTCGTCTGGCTTTTCTGCGGCGGGCTCGCCTTGACCGGCGCACTGTCCCTCGGCGAACTCGGCGCGATGATGCCCCGCAGCGGCGGTTGCTACACTTACAATCGGCATTTGTACGGAGACACCGCCGGTTACCTGAGCGGCGTGCTCAGCTTCCTGCTCGCCTTCGTGGGTGCGGCGGCGTTCATCACGCTGTTGCTCGGCGTGTACGTGCAGGAAATTATTCCCGGCATCCCGCCCGCCGCCACGGCCACGGCGGTGATTTTGGTTTTCACGCTCATCCACTGCATCGGCTTGCGCGAAGGCAATTGCGTAAACAATTTTTTTACGATTTTCAAAGTGGGCGTCATCCTTGCCTTCATCGTGGCGGGGTTTCAGGCAAATGTGGAATCGCAAGTCAATCCCGCTGCCACAAACCCTGGCGTTTTTTCCGCGCCCTTCGCCAGCGCGATGTTGACGGCGAGCTTCGCGTATCTCGGCTGGGAAACGTCCTCGTGGATTGCCGGTGACATCCGCGATCCCAAACGTAACCTGCCGCGTTCGCTCATCGCCGGCACAGTGTTTGTCACGATCCTGTACCTTTTGCTCAACTCAGTTTTTTTGCGCGCGCAATCCGCCTCCACGATGACCGGTGAAATCGAAAGCATCGGCCTGCACGCCACCAAAATTTTATTCGGCGCCGGCGGCGGACAATGGTTCAACTGGATGGTGGTTGTTTTGCTCATCTCCACCACCAGCACGATTCTAATGGTAGGCTCCCGCATCATGGCCGCTATGGCAAAGGACGATCAATTGCCCGCGGCTCTGGGCGAACCCAGCCCCACGCGCGCCCCGCAAAACGCACTTATCCTGCAAGCCGCACTCACCCTTATTTTCATTTTCGCCGCCAACTCTGTGGGCAGCGTGGGCACAGTTCTCAATTACATCGGCCTGCCGCTCACGCTCATCATGGGTGCGACGGTGGCCGGCGTATTTGTGCTGCGCCACCGCGAACCGAAAACCGAGCGGCCATTTCGCGTGCCGCTTTATCCAATCACACCACTGATTTTCATTAGCCTTTCCATTTGGATGGCCCTCTCCGCGATCACGCAAAATTGGAAAACCGCCGCCGCTTCTGCCGCAACCGTTCTCATCGTGTGGGCACTAAAACCGATTTTAGCTGGGCGAACACGCCGTCAGCACACGGAAAAAAACTGA